A region of Geotoga petraea DNA encodes the following proteins:
- the gltX gene encoding glutamate--tRNA ligase, with amino-acid sequence MIRTRFAPSPTGYLHVGGARTALFNFLYSKHEKGTFVLRIEDTDIERSTIESENQLIDAMTWLGLDWDEGPKMEGDFGPYRQSERIEIYREKANELIELGKAYEAYIYPEEIDKIKEDLLSKGKPPHFTEEMISQFNSEERKEEYMKKYKHPVVFFKMPRKDYVLNDLIKGEVTFKNGAVGDFILIRSNGLPTYNFAVVVDDMMMKISHVIRGDDHLSNTLRQIAVYEAFEVEVPKFAHVSMILGPDGKKLSKRHGATSAEEFRNRGYLPEAVLNYLALLGWSHPEGKEILTLNEIIDNFTFDRVNSSPAVFDEKKLKWMNGNYIRSADTDRILKLSIPFIIKAGVLTEEQCEGNKKWLKEAIELVKTSVEELSEVPDEISIFIKNFEPDLENKEFIEYLNADGVKNAFRITLDKFNNDEDWTVSTVLDNLKIAMKDAKPAKKPFYMALRKALTNQFHGPDLVRSVHLIGRARAIERLEMVIENEY; translated from the coding sequence ATGATAAGAACTCGATTTGCACCAAGCCCGACGGGATATTTACATGTTGGAGGAGCCAGAACAGCTCTATTTAATTTTTTATATTCAAAACATGAAAAAGGTACTTTTGTTCTAAGAATAGAAGATACCGATATAGAAAGATCAACCATAGAATCAGAAAACCAACTTATCGATGCAATGACATGGCTGGGATTAGACTGGGACGAAGGGCCAAAAATGGAAGGAGATTTTGGACCTTACAGACAATCAGAGAGAATAGAAATATACAGAGAGAAAGCAAATGAATTAATTGAATTGGGTAAGGCGTATGAAGCATATATTTACCCTGAAGAAATTGATAAAATAAAAGAAGACCTACTTTCTAAAGGAAAACCACCACATTTTACCGAAGAGATGATATCTCAATTCAATTCTGAAGAGAGAAAAGAAGAATATATGAAAAAATACAAACATCCAGTTGTATTTTTCAAAATGCCAAGAAAAGATTATGTGTTAAATGATCTGATAAAAGGTGAAGTGACATTTAAAAATGGTGCTGTTGGTGATTTCATTTTGATCAGAAGTAATGGCCTTCCTACATACAACTTTGCAGTTGTTGTTGATGATATGATGATGAAAATATCACACGTTATTAGAGGAGATGACCATCTTTCAAATACTTTGAGACAAATAGCTGTTTACGAAGCATTTGAAGTTGAAGTACCTAAATTCGCACATGTTTCTATGATTCTTGGACCAGATGGTAAGAAATTGTCTAAAAGGCATGGAGCCACATCAGCAGAAGAATTTAGAAATAGGGGATATCTTCCCGAAGCTGTTCTTAATTATTTGGCTCTCTTGGGTTGGTCCCATCCAGAAGGCAAAGAAATTTTAACATTAAACGAAATTATAGATAATTTCACTTTTGATAGAGTAAATTCAAGTCCGGCTGTATTCGATGAAAAGAAATTAAAATGGATGAATGGAAATTACATTAGAAGTGCCGATACAGATAGAATACTAAAACTATCTATTCCTTTCATTATAAAAGCTGGTGTATTAACAGAAGAACAATGTGAGGGCAATAAAAAATGGCTAAAAGAAGCTATAGAACTTGTAAAAACATCTGTTGAAGAACTATCAGAAGTACCAGATGAAATTTCTATTTTTATAAAAAATTTTGAACCAGATTTGGAAAACAAAGAATTCATTGAATATTTAAACGCAGATGGAGTTAAAAATGCTTTTAGAATAACTCTGGATAAGTTTAACAACGATGAAGATTGGACTGTTAGCACAGTTTTAGACAACTTAAAAATAGCTATGAAAGATGCCAAACCAGCAAAAAAACCTTTTTACATGGCATTGAGAAAAGCGTTAACAAATCAATTTCATGGACCTGATCTTGTTAGATCTGTACACTTAATAGGGAGGGCAAGAGCCATTGAAAGATTGGAAATGGTGATAGAAAATGAATATTAA
- the cysS gene encoding cysteine--tRNA ligase has translation MNIKIFDSLKGQLVDFKPIQKDKVTMYVCGPTIYNYVHVGNARPMIVFDAFRRFLEYSGYKVVMVQNFTDIDDKLINKANEDGTTIDVIANRFINEYYRDALKLGVRSANFHPKTTDYVPQIIEFIKTLIEKGYAYEAKNHDVYFNVRKFKKYGELSHRKVDDMRAGSRIEVNSDKKDPLDFTLWKTSKKGEPFWDSPWGKGRPGWHIECSVMSTELLGDTFDIHAGGNDLIFPHHENERAQSLAKTGKEFANYWMHNGMIKSSGDKMSKSIGNIWLVRELLENFDADTVKFFILSKHYRAPLEFSEEGLISQNKSVVRIKETLKKVEEKYDNYVPNINCSKNMKEIIEEANKYLSDDFNTPRVIAMIFDLSKELNKAINDNEEKKILEIYHLIKNNLGPILGLFEVPENSSGGENIVDFLIQEHIQIRNQARENKDFDTADKIRDDLSKKGIILKDTPDGTEYSIKNKQ, from the coding sequence ATGAATATTAAGATTTTTGATAGTTTGAAAGGGCAATTAGTTGATTTTAAGCCTATTCAAAAAGATAAAGTCACTATGTATGTTTGTGGACCAACCATATACAATTACGTTCATGTTGGTAATGCGAGACCGATGATTGTTTTTGATGCATTCAGAAGATTTTTGGAATATTCTGGTTATAAAGTGGTTATGGTTCAGAACTTTACAGATATAGACGACAAATTGATCAATAAAGCTAATGAAGATGGAACTACAATAGACGTAATTGCAAATAGATTTATAAACGAATATTATAGGGACGCCCTTAAACTTGGCGTAAGGTCAGCCAATTTCCATCCAAAAACAACAGATTATGTCCCTCAAATAATAGAGTTTATAAAAACTCTTATAGAAAAAGGCTATGCCTATGAAGCTAAAAATCACGATGTTTACTTTAACGTCAGAAAGTTTAAAAAATATGGAGAATTATCTCATAGAAAAGTAGATGACATGAGAGCAGGATCTCGCATTGAAGTAAACAGCGACAAAAAAGATCCCTTAGACTTCACTCTTTGGAAAACATCTAAAAAGGGAGAACCTTTCTGGGATTCTCCTTGGGGAAAAGGTAGACCTGGATGGCACATAGAATGTTCAGTTATGTCTACTGAACTGTTAGGGGATACTTTTGATATTCATGCGGGTGGAAATGATCTCATATTCCCACATCATGAAAACGAAAGAGCCCAATCTCTTGCCAAAACAGGTAAAGAATTTGCAAACTACTGGATGCACAACGGTATGATAAAATCTTCTGGAGACAAAATGTCAAAATCCATAGGTAATATATGGCTGGTTAGAGAGCTTTTAGAAAACTTTGATGCTGATACAGTGAAATTCTTCATACTGTCAAAACATTACAGAGCACCTTTGGAATTTTCCGAAGAAGGGCTAATATCTCAAAACAAGTCAGTTGTAAGGATAAAAGAGACCCTAAAAAAAGTAGAAGAAAAATACGATAACTATGTTCCAAATATAAATTGTTCAAAAAATATGAAAGAAATTATAGAAGAAGCTAATAAATACTTGTCTGACGATTTCAACACACCAAGAGTTATAGCAATGATATTTGACTTATCAAAAGAATTGAACAAAGCAATAAATGACAATGAAGAAAAGAAAATTTTAGAAATATATCATTTGATAAAAAATAATTTGGGCCCAATATTGGGGTTGTTTGAAGTTCCAGAAAATTCAAGTGGTGGTGAAAACATAGTAGATTTTTTAATACAAGAACATATTCAAATTAGAAACCAAGCAAGGGAAAACAAAGATTTTGATACTGCAGATAAAATAAGGGATGATCTTTCTAAAAAAGGAATAATTCTTAAAGACACCCCGGATGGAACTGAATATAGTATAAAAAATAAACAATGA
- a CDS encoding YitT family protein, whose protein sequence is MTKNSKSIDIKKEVFDYSIITIGTILTAVGIVLFLVPYNIVAGGVSGLAIVMNELFGWWVGLQMIVYNLFLFALGFKLLGMGFGVKSIYSAIALSLFTDLFQQVFKMNEILPNMINQTQNPGLDMMLMTAVYGAIITGTGMGLVIWRGATTGGTDILAIIFNKYFHVSVGTGLLIADSVITASSILISPILPMYGIITIFIMARTIDGIVTGLESTKTVLIISDYHDRIKEMIYKELDRGITFIKGAGGYTNKDKEIMMVTISRSEVGMLKNNLHEIDENAFVIILPNNEALGYGFKKIK, encoded by the coding sequence ATGACAAAAAATTCAAAAAGTATAGATATCAAAAAAGAAGTATTCGATTACTCTATAATCACCATAGGCACTATACTTACAGCTGTTGGTATAGTATTATTCCTTGTCCCTTACAATATAGTGGCAGGCGGAGTCAGTGGACTTGCCATAGTAATGAATGAATTATTTGGTTGGTGGGTAGGCTTACAAATGATAGTCTACAACCTTTTTTTGTTTGCGTTAGGTTTTAAATTATTGGGAATGGGTTTTGGTGTAAAGAGTATATATAGTGCTATAGCTCTTTCTCTTTTTACAGACTTATTTCAACAAGTGTTTAAGATGAACGAAATACTACCAAATATGATTAATCAAACACAAAATCCTGGATTAGACATGATGCTGATGACGGCTGTATATGGAGCCATTATAACTGGAACTGGTATGGGACTTGTAATTTGGAGAGGAGCCACTACAGGCGGAACTGATATACTTGCTATAATATTCAATAAATATTTCCACGTTTCAGTTGGTACTGGTTTATTAATTGCAGATTCCGTAATTACAGCCTCTTCGATATTAATAAGTCCTATACTACCAATGTATGGTATCATAACAATTTTCATAATGGCAAGGACTATAGACGGTATTGTGACAGGATTAGAGTCGACAAAGACTGTTTTGATAATAAGTGACTATCATGATAGAATAAAAGAGATGATATACAAAGAATTAGACAGAGGAATAACATTCATAAAAGGTGCCGGTGGGTATACTAATAAAGACAAAGAGATTATGATGGTTACCATATCAAGATCTGAAGTCGGTATGTTGAAAAACAACCTACATGAAATAGACGAAAATGCTTTTGTAATAATACTTCCAAATAATGAAGCTTTAGGTTATGGGTTTAAAAAAATAAAATAA
- a CDS encoding hemolysin family protein, whose amino-acid sequence MDDPQSGELIYTLLAILVLLVLSGFFSGSETAMTALGRGKIKDYLENENDEKKKKKLEKFMHRPNQYLTTILIMNNIVNILASSLTTVFVVNLFPGSQGTAVGIATGFMTLLILIFGEITPKVFARENREKFFSFVFNPIHFLNLILTPIVWVLVKITNVVIKAFGGEKIDQAPPFITESEIMTYLDMGHEEGVIEKYEKYLMQRSLEMRDTSVKEIMTPRVEIVAMEDNETLVDLIKTINEEGYSRLPVFKESMDTIIGICYAKDIFKLLDKTDDLSSLKKNEITNLMHNPSFVPITMKINDVLKLFLANHTHMAIVVDEYGGTAGLVTLEDIIEELTGEILDEYDDKVEESNIVRIDDYSLLVNGSTPINDIEREFDIDFPETEFETIGGFLLEQLERFPKPGENIVFDNFEFEVISVTINRIDKVKVTYLIHSEEYEGDGKNGQAND is encoded by the coding sequence GTGGATGACCCCCAAAGTGGTGAACTGATTTACACACTTTTAGCAATACTGGTTTTACTTGTATTATCTGGATTTTTTTCAGGTTCAGAAACTGCGATGACTGCTTTAGGAAGAGGGAAAATAAAAGATTACCTGGAAAATGAGAATGATGAGAAAAAGAAAAAGAAATTAGAGAAATTTATGCATAGACCAAATCAATATCTAACAACTATTCTAATTATGAATAACATTGTTAATATTTTGGCATCATCTTTGACAACTGTTTTTGTTGTTAATTTATTTCCTGGTTCACAGGGTACTGCAGTTGGTATCGCAACTGGATTTATGACTTTGCTGATTTTAATTTTTGGTGAAATAACTCCAAAAGTATTTGCCAGAGAAAATAGGGAGAAGTTTTTTAGTTTTGTATTTAATCCAATACATTTTTTAAATTTGATTTTGACCCCTATTGTTTGGGTACTTGTAAAAATCACAAATGTTGTTATTAAAGCTTTTGGCGGGGAAAAAATTGATCAAGCTCCTCCTTTTATAACAGAAAGTGAAATTATGACATATCTTGACATGGGACACGAAGAAGGCGTAATAGAAAAATACGAAAAATATTTAATGCAAAGATCACTTGAAATGAGAGATACCTCGGTTAAAGAAATCATGACTCCGAGAGTAGAAATTGTTGCAATGGAAGACAATGAAACGCTTGTAGACCTAATTAAGACAATTAACGAAGAAGGATATTCAAGACTTCCTGTATTTAAAGAATCTATGGACACGATAATTGGAATCTGTTATGCTAAAGATATTTTCAAACTTTTAGATAAAACAGACGATTTAAGTTCTTTAAAAAAAAATGAAATAACAAATCTAATGCATAACCCTTCATTTGTACCCATTACAATGAAAATAAATGATGTACTCAAATTGTTTCTTGCAAACCATACACATATGGCAATTGTTGTTGATGAATACGGCGGAACAGCAGGCTTAGTTACGCTTGAAGATATAATAGAAGAATTAACAGGAGAAATACTCGATGAATACGACGATAAGGTTGAAGAATCAAATATAGTAAGAATAGATGATTATAGCCTTTTAGTAAATGGTTCTACTCCTATAAACGATATAGAAAGAGAATTTGACATAGACTTTCCAGAGACAGAGTTTGAAACTATTGGGGGATTTCTTTTAGAGCAACTTGAAAGATTTCCTAAACCAGGAGAAAATATAGTATTTGATAACTTTGAATTTGAGGTAATATCTGTCACAATAAACAGAATTGATAAAGTTAAAGTCACATATTTGATTCATAGTGAAGAATATGAAGGTGATGGCAAAAATGGACAAGCAAATGATTGA
- a CDS encoding cytidine deaminase, translating to MDKQMIDTLYKKALEVRENAYVPYSDFRVGAALLTEDGEIYLGANVENASYSLSICAERNAIFKANADGKRKFKALMVVADTERPISPCGACRQVMAEFGDYDVYLANLKGDIKEATSFELLPYNFNKEDMDEK from the coding sequence ATGGACAAGCAAATGATTGACACATTATATAAAAAAGCATTGGAAGTAAGAGAAAATGCTTACGTTCCGTATTCTGATTTTAGAGTTGGAGCTGCGCTTTTAACTGAAGATGGAGAGATATATTTAGGAGCAAATGTAGAAAATGCCTCATACAGTCTCAGTATTTGTGCTGAAAGAAACGCTATATTCAAAGCCAATGCTGATGGGAAAAGAAAGTTCAAAGCTTTGATGGTTGTTGCAGATACTGAAAGACCTATAAGTCCTTGTGGAGCTTGCAGACAAGTAATGGCTGAGTTTGGAGATTACGATGTATACTTGGCTAATTTAAAAGGCGATATAAAAGAAGCGACCTCTTTTGAGCTTTTGCCTTACAATTTCAACAAGGAAGATATGGATGAAAAATAA
- a CDS encoding NUDIX hydrolase has translation MKFYEKELNKNVIFQGNIIDMEKYDIELPNKKKATREVIRHPGAVGVLVIDDENKIWLVEQYRFPIAQNLLEIPAGKMDHGESPEQTAKRELKEETGIVSENLISLGKIYTTAGFSDEVIYLYLAKNITISSQKLDDDEFLDIIKLDYEDFKKKILKNEITDSKTLAAFARYELLKQSQEGNI, from the coding sequence ATGAAATTTTACGAGAAGGAATTGAATAAAAATGTTATTTTTCAAGGTAATATAATAGACATGGAAAAATACGACATAGAGTTACCAAACAAGAAAAAAGCCACAAGAGAGGTTATAAGGCATCCTGGAGCGGTGGGGGTTCTTGTAATAGATGATGAGAATAAAATATGGCTTGTAGAACAATACAGATTTCCAATAGCACAAAATCTTTTGGAAATACCAGCTGGAAAAATGGATCATGGAGAATCTCCAGAACAAACTGCAAAACGAGAACTCAAGGAAGAAACAGGGATTGTTTCAGAAAATTTGATTTCTCTTGGCAAAATATATACAACAGCTGGTTTTTCAGACGAAGTTATTTATCTTTATTTGGCAAAAAATATAACGATTTCATCTCAAAAATTAGACGATGATGAATTTTTAGATATAATTAAGTTGGACTATGAGGATTTTAAGAAAAAAATTTTAAAAAATGAGATCACCGATTCAAAAACACTGGCAGCGTTTGCCAGGTATGAATTATTAAAACAATCACAGGAGGGAAATATATGA
- a CDS encoding UDP-N-acetylmuramoyl-L-alanyl-D-glutamate--2,6-diaminopimelate ligase, which translates to MKISEILDFLKDEIIETRIEVDTDLEIKNFKDNSELVEKNDVFIAVKGFKVDGHDFIHSALSRGAVFVILDNPEKIPEDLSLDYVLIKNTRKVIAELAYKNKHISPKDFKMFAVTGTNGKSTVATLVHHILQESGKKSTLFSTVEIMIKDQVIEEPYNTTPSVIKISEILEKSKLENVEFVNMEVSSHAIHQKRVEKLEYDLISYTNITRDHLDYHHTFKEYMDTKLSLTNYLKKNGKVIVNIDEIELDNFHVDKNKIITYGFDDKADYTIKSINQSIYQMNFKIDTPEGEELSIYSSIIGKFNAYNITNALIVCKEYGLSYDQIKHSIITFKGVRGRFELIPSSKALGFSVVIDFAHTPDALDKVLSNAKEIVKGRIILVFGAGGNADVGKRKIMGEVASKYSDIIVLTTDDPKDEDPEKIIEQVKDGITKERNFIVIPERKTAINAAINFANRDDLVIIAGRGHEKFQLFSNGKQIKFNDFEIASECIDSLRRSMKK; encoded by the coding sequence ATGAAAATTTCTGAAATTTTGGACTTCTTAAAAGATGAGATTATAGAAACTCGAATAGAAGTCGATACCGACCTTGAAATTAAAAATTTCAAAGATAACAGCGAACTTGTTGAAAAAAACGATGTTTTTATTGCTGTAAAAGGTTTTAAAGTAGATGGCCATGATTTTATACATTCAGCTCTTAGTAGAGGAGCTGTTTTTGTAATTTTAGATAACCCAGAAAAAATACCAGAAGACTTGTCTCTCGACTACGTTCTTATAAAAAACACCAGAAAAGTTATTGCAGAACTGGCATATAAAAATAAACACATATCTCCAAAAGACTTTAAGATGTTCGCCGTTACTGGTACAAATGGAAAATCTACCGTTGCCACTTTAGTCCACCACATTTTACAAGAAAGTGGTAAAAAGTCGACTCTATTCAGCACTGTTGAAATAATGATCAAAGATCAAGTCATTGAAGAGCCTTATAATACCACCCCAAGTGTTATAAAAATTTCAGAAATTTTGGAAAAAAGTAAGTTAGAAAATGTTGAATTTGTAAACATGGAAGTATCTTCCCACGCCATTCACCAAAAAAGAGTTGAAAAACTGGAATACGATTTGATATCATATACAAATATAACACGGGATCATCTTGACTATCACCACACTTTTAAAGAATATATGGACACAAAATTGTCTTTAACAAATTATTTGAAAAAAAATGGAAAAGTTATAGTAAATATAGATGAGATAGAATTGGATAATTTTCACGTTGACAAAAATAAGATAATTACTTATGGGTTTGACGATAAAGCTGATTATACAATAAAATCGATCAACCAAAGTATTTATCAAATGAATTTTAAAATCGACACTCCCGAGGGAGAAGAGTTATCTATTTACTCTTCTATAATAGGGAAATTTAATGCTTATAACATAACAAATGCTTTAATTGTTTGTAAAGAGTATGGATTATCTTATGATCAGATAAAACATAGCATCATAACCTTTAAAGGCGTTCGAGGTAGATTCGAACTTATCCCAAGTTCTAAAGCCCTTGGTTTTTCAGTTGTCATAGACTTTGCCCACACTCCAGACGCTCTTGATAAAGTTTTATCAAATGCAAAAGAAATAGTTAAGGGTAGAATCATACTTGTTTTTGGAGCTGGTGGTAATGCAGATGTTGGCAAAAGAAAAATAATGGGAGAAGTGGCTAGTAAATACTCGGACATTATAGTTCTCACAACTGACGATCCAAAAGACGAGGATCCGGAAAAGATAATAGAGCAGGTCAAAGATGGCATCACAAAAGAAAGAAATTTTATAGTTATTCCAGAAAGAAAAACAGCTATAAATGCAGCAATAAATTTTGCCAATAGAGATGATTTGGTAATTATAGCTGGTAGGGGTCATGAAAAATTCCAACTTTTTTCAAACGGGAAACAAATAAAATTCAACGATTTTGAAATAGCCTCAGAATGTATAGACTCCTTAAGAAGGAGTATGAAAAAATGA
- a CDS encoding nucleotide exchange factor GrpE, giving the protein MDKKNEKKLNKEENKTNEKEQKAENEEIEKEVEGKNEKKEEESVELYENLPKEELIEIIERIESELEETKKEKEKYKEVAINIKDKFDHFQRLVEKEKKELKKSTKEKVIRNFLNPFEQLTISLKYEDDPQFAKAIKMVYKEMKSAFEKSDLEFIFPEKGTAFDPFEHDVADKIETEEITEYHVHSVHKPGYKMDGKVIEPAKVNVAVKPKKVKEKPQKEEKSEEENKKEGDE; this is encoded by the coding sequence ATGGATAAAAAAAATGAGAAGAAATTAAATAAAGAAGAAAATAAAACAAATGAAAAAGAACAAAAAGCTGAAAATGAGGAAATAGAAAAAGAAGTAGAGGGAAAAAATGAAAAGAAAGAAGAGGAATCAGTAGAATTGTATGAGAATTTACCAAAAGAAGAACTAATAGAAATCATAGAAAGAATTGAAAGTGAATTAGAAGAGACTAAAAAAGAAAAAGAAAAATACAAAGAAGTTGCAATAAACATAAAAGACAAATTTGATCATTTTCAAAGACTTGTTGAAAAAGAAAAGAAAGAGTTAAAAAAATCAACAAAAGAGAAAGTAATAAGAAATTTTTTAAATCCTTTTGAACAGTTAACTATTTCGTTGAAATATGAAGATGATCCACAGTTTGCAAAAGCGATTAAAATGGTTTATAAGGAAATGAAAAGTGCATTTGAGAAATCTGACTTAGAATTTATCTTTCCAGAAAAGGGAACTGCATTTGATCCCTTTGAACATGATGTTGCCGATAAAATAGAAACGGAAGAAATAACAGAATATCACGTTCATTCAGTTCATAAACCAGGTTACAAAATGGATGGGAAGGTAATAGAGCCAGCTAAAGTTAATGTTGCAGTTAAGCCTAAAAAGGTTAAAGAAAAGCCACAAAAAGAGGAAAAATCTGAAGAGGAAAATAAAAAAGAAGGTGATGAATAA
- the dnaJ gene encoding molecular chaperone DnaJ — protein sequence MPQKKDYYKLLEIDKNATQEEIRKAYRKMVKKWHPDRHQENKQYAEEKFKEIQEAYEVLSNPEKRKLYDRFGFIPEGGGYQQRGGQPGAGGVEDIFKDFFGGSSGNFGESGGGFGDFFDMFFGSERSSSRGSRRAKRPERGQDIHATISLNLEEVLYDVKKTIEYDRYEPCNSCKGTGAENGTSYSTCPRCNGQGQINEEQRTFFGTFVKTYTCPTCNGEGKIIEKKCSVCNGQGKLHKKEKLTVTIPSGVEDGYVLRLREKGNAGKNGGPAGDLIIHVKVNPNKNFRRKGADLETEITVDYVEAALGTEVKIPTLEGEIVEKIPEGTNPGTVIRLKNLGMPNFSGKKRGDIYVKINVKIDKPGLREKKHLRDLAKLKKINI from the coding sequence ATGCCTCAAAAGAAAGATTATTATAAACTTTTGGAGATCGATAAAAATGCAACTCAAGAAGAGATTAGGAAAGCTTACAGAAAAATGGTTAAAAAATGGCACCCAGATAGACATCAAGAAAACAAACAATATGCTGAAGAAAAGTTTAAAGAAATCCAAGAAGCTTACGAAGTTTTAAGTAATCCTGAAAAAAGAAAACTATATGATAGATTTGGATTTATACCTGAAGGTGGAGGATACCAACAAAGAGGTGGTCAGCCAGGCGCTGGTGGAGTAGAAGACATATTCAAAGATTTCTTTGGAGGTAGCTCTGGAAACTTTGGTGAAAGTGGCGGAGGCTTCGGAGATTTCTTTGACATGTTTTTTGGATCCGAAAGAAGCTCATCAAGAGGTTCCCGAAGAGCAAAAAGACCTGAGAGAGGTCAAGATATACACGCAACTATATCTTTAAATTTAGAAGAAGTTTTATATGATGTTAAAAAGACCATTGAATACGATAGATACGAACCTTGTAATTCATGTAAAGGAACTGGAGCAGAAAATGGAACGTCTTATTCAACTTGTCCAAGATGTAATGGTCAAGGTCAAATAAACGAAGAACAGAGAACGTTCTTTGGAACTTTTGTAAAAACTTATACATGCCCAACTTGTAATGGAGAAGGAAAAATTATAGAAAAAAAATGTTCAGTTTGTAACGGACAAGGAAAGCTACACAAAAAAGAAAAACTTACAGTAACTATTCCTTCCGGGGTAGAAGATGGATACGTGCTAAGGTTGAGAGAAAAGGGAAATGCAGGTAAAAACGGTGGCCCTGCAGGAGATTTGATTATTCATGTTAAAGTTAATCCAAACAAAAATTTCAGAAGAAAAGGTGCTGATCTTGAAACCGAAATAACCGTAGATTATGTTGAAGCAGCACTTGGAACAGAAGTTAAGATACCAACTCTTGAAGGAGAAATTGTAGAAAAAATTCCAGAAGGAACAAATCCTGGAACAGTTATAAGACTAAAAAATTTGGGAATGCCAAATTTTTCAGGCAAAAAAAGAGGAGATATATACGTAAAAATAAACGTTAAAATTGATAAACCAGGTTTGAGAGAGAAAAAGCATTTAAGAGACTTAGCAAAATTGAAAAAAATAAACATATAA
- a CDS encoding fused response regulator/phosphatase produces the protein MKNKEEDHYKVLVIDDSYINRVFIKKLINTFLPNYHYIEADLGLLGIEKAKQEKPDVILLDIMMPDLNGYEVCKKIKSEEELKEIPILFISALNDIEDKTKGFEVGGVDYITKPAHSKEIIARIKTHSKLYRIQRDLKEYVNKVDRDLKMAQKFQREMLPTKETFDGLNIKWDFQPSFNVSGDIFGIIEKKDETFVYIVDVSGHGAASAMLSLIIKREIESVIVDKGNSDLREILFQLDDKEKSLFSDGVYFTAAIVKLEDDKITICNAGHISPIIYKNGEIETFKNNNFPLGMGLIDKKEKIILDETSFNKNDIFVMFTDGLVEAENKEGKQFGDQTIRNILREGDFEDITDIIEKIKKEFSDFLNEEKPEDDITLLVGKKVK, from the coding sequence ATGAAAAATAAAGAAGAAGATCATTACAAGGTATTAGTAATTGATGATTCTTATATAAATAGAGTTTTTATAAAAAAGCTTATAAATACTTTTTTACCAAACTATCATTATATAGAAGCAGATTTGGGACTACTGGGAATAGAAAAAGCAAAACAGGAAAAACCGGACGTCATTTTGCTTGATATTATGATGCCTGATTTAAACGGATATGAAGTTTGTAAAAAAATAAAATCAGAAGAAGAATTAAAAGAAATTCCCATTCTTTTTATCAGTGCTTTGAATGACATAGAAGACAAGACAAAAGGTTTTGAGGTAGGTGGAGTTGATTACATAACAAAACCAGCACATTCAAAAGAGATAATAGCAAGAATAAAAACGCACTCCAAGTTATATAGAATTCAAAGAGATCTAAAAGAATATGTTAACAAAGTTGACAGAGATTTGAAAATGGCTCAAAAATTTCAAAGAGAAATGCTTCCCACAAAAGAAACCTTTGATGGTTTAAATATAAAATGGGATTTTCAGCCATCTTTTAACGTTTCTGGAGATATTTTTGGAATAATAGAAAAAAAAGATGAGACCTTTGTTTATATCGTCGATGTTTCTGGACATGGAGCTGCCTCTGCAATGCTTTCATTAATCATAAAGAGAGAGATAGAAAGTGTAATTGTGGATAAAGGGAATTCAGACCTTAGAGAGATTCTTTTTCAGCTTGATGATAAAGAAAAATCTCTTTTTTCTGATGGAGTATATTTTACAGCGGCCATCGTAAAGTTGGAAGATGATAAAATTACAATTTGTAATGCAGGGCACATATCCCCTATAATATATAAAAATGGAGAAATAGAGACATTTAAAAACAACAATTTTCCTTTGGGAATGGGACTTATTGACAAAAAAGAGAAAATAATTTTAGACGAAACGTCTTTCAATAAAAATGATATATTCGTAATGTTTACAGATGGTTTAGTTGAAGCAGAGAACAAAGAAGGAAAACAATTTGGAGATCAAACGATAAGGAATATATTAAGAGAAGGGGATTTTGAAGATATTACGGATATTATAGAAAAAATTAAAAAAGAATTTTCAGATTTTTTAAATGAAGAGAAACCTGAAGATGATATAACTTTATTAGTGGGTAAAAAAGTTAAATAA